The following proteins are co-located in the Macadamia integrifolia cultivar HAES 741 unplaced genomic scaffold, SCU_Mint_v3 scaffold_190A, whole genome shotgun sequence genome:
- the LOC122071148 gene encoding receptor-like cytosolic serine/threonine-protein kinase RBK2 isoform X2, with the protein MEKEGENEFSPRGILEDCLRSLESETGSSKASTSGSEAQPRSTSHWNGLCRLFKVRNLRRLYTFPPVSVFSMRKGGNVGEKQGPTINSPETDLHHLKPSWKDFTFSELQIATNNFSSENLIGKGGYAEVYKGCLQDGQLVAVKRLTRGTSEERTAAFLSEIGIIVHVDHPNTAKLIGYGVEGGMHIVLQLSPHGSLASLLHGPKETLVWSIRYKIALGTAEGLQYLHESCQKRIIHRDIKAANILLTEDYEPQICDFGLAKWLPEQWTHHTVSKFEGTFGYLAPEYFMHGIVDEKTDVFSFGVLLLELITGRRALDNSQQSLVMWAKPLLDKNDMRELADPSLDNDYDPQQMSRALSTASLCTQHSSLLRPRMSQVVQLLRGDEGILESTKQYHRPSFQRTYSDELQYAEEYNLTRYLNDLSRHKQIAMEF; encoded by the exons ATGGAGAAGGAGGGAGAAAACGAGTTCTCTCCTAGAGGAATCCTCGAGGACTGCTTAAGGAGCTTAGAATCAGAAACGGGTTCTTCCAAGGCCAGCACCTCTGGCTCTGAAGCACAACCCAGGTCCACTTCTCATTGGAATGGGTTATGCCGTTTATTTAAAGTTAGAAACTTGAGGCGTTTGTACACCTTTCCTCCTGTTAGTGTTTTTTCTATGAGAAAAGGTGGAAATGTTGGAGAAAAACAGGGCCCAACAATCAATTCGCCTGAAACCGATTTGCACCATCTAAAGCCGTCCTGGAAGGACTTTACGTTTTCAGAACTACAAATTGCAACTAACAATTTCAGCTCTG AAAATTTGATTGGTAAAGGTGGTTATGCTGAAGTTTATAAGGGGTGTTTGCAAGACGGGCAGCTTGTGGCTGTTAAGAGACTGACCCGAGGAACTTCAGAAGAGAGAACGGCAGCCTTCTTATCCGAGATTGGAATCATAGTCCATGTAGACCATCCTAATACTGCTAAACTGATAGGATACGGAGTGGAAGGAGGAATGCACATTGTTCTACAATTGTCTCCACATGGGAGCTTAGCATCTCTACTTCATG GTCCAAAGGAGACACTAGTCTGGAGCATCAGGTATAAGATTGCTTTAGGGACAGCTGAGGGTCTCCAGTATCTTCATGAGAGTTGTCAAAAGAGAATCATCCACAGAGATATCAAGGCTGCTAATATTTTGCTTACAGAAGACTATGAGCCTCAA ATTTGTGATTTTGGGCTTGCAAAGTGGTTACCTGAACAATGGACTCACCATACCGTATCAAAATTTGAAGGCACATTTGG GTATCTTGCCCCCGAGTACTTCATGCATGGCATAGTAGATGAGAAGACAGATGTCTTTTCTTTCGGTGTACTACTTTTAGAGCTCATAACTGGGCGACGAGCTTTGGATAACTCGCAGCAAAGTCTAGTCATGTGG GCAAAGCCTTTGCTTGACAAGAATGATATGAGGGAGCTTGCGGATCCTTCTCTTGATAATGACTATGACCCACAACAGATGAGTCGTGCACTTTCAACGGCTTCTTTGTGCACCCAACATTCTTCACTTCTACGGCCTCGAATGAGTCAG GTAGTACAACTTCTAAGAGGGGATGAAGGCATTCTGGAGAGCACAAAACAATATCATAGACCATCCTTCCAAAGAACCTACTCAGACGAGTTGCAGTATGCAGAAGAATACAACTTAACCAGGTATCTGAATGATCTAAGCCGGCATAAGCAGATTGCTATGGAGTTTTAA
- the LOC122071148 gene encoding receptor-like cytosolic serine/threonine-protein kinase RBK2 isoform X1: MEDFRESFSSPPCGHRSCFSVVAGKPPESKVFPARDRKTVPRLPVSVSAQDLASADMEKEGENEFSPRGILEDCLRSLESETGSSKASTSGSEAQPRSTSHWNGLCRLFKVRNLRRLYTFPPVSVFSMRKGGNVGEKQGPTINSPETDLHHLKPSWKDFTFSELQIATNNFSSENLIGKGGYAEVYKGCLQDGQLVAVKRLTRGTSEERTAAFLSEIGIIVHVDHPNTAKLIGYGVEGGMHIVLQLSPHGSLASLLHGPKETLVWSIRYKIALGTAEGLQYLHESCQKRIIHRDIKAANILLTEDYEPQICDFGLAKWLPEQWTHHTVSKFEGTFGYLAPEYFMHGIVDEKTDVFSFGVLLLELITGRRALDNSQQSLVMWAKPLLDKNDMRELADPSLDNDYDPQQMSRALSTASLCTQHSSLLRPRMSQVVQLLRGDEGILESTKQYHRPSFQRTYSDELQYAEEYNLTRYLNDLSRHKQIAMEF; this comes from the exons ATGGAAGATTTCCGagaatctttttcttctcctccatg CGGACATAGAAGCTGTTTCAGTGTCGTCGCCGGAAAACCCCCAGAAAGCAAGGTTTTTCCGGCTCGGGATAGAAAGACAGTTCCTCGGCTTCCTGTTTCGGTCTCTGCTCAAG ACCTAGCATCTGCAGATATGGAGAAGGAGGGAGAAAACGAGTTCTCTCCTAGAGGAATCCTCGAGGACTGCTTAAGGAGCTTAGAATCAGAAACGGGTTCTTCCAAGGCCAGCACCTCTGGCTCTGAAGCACAACCCAGGTCCACTTCTCATTGGAATGGGTTATGCCGTTTATTTAAAGTTAGAAACTTGAGGCGTTTGTACACCTTTCCTCCTGTTAGTGTTTTTTCTATGAGAAAAGGTGGAAATGTTGGAGAAAAACAGGGCCCAACAATCAATTCGCCTGAAACCGATTTGCACCATCTAAAGCCGTCCTGGAAGGACTTTACGTTTTCAGAACTACAAATTGCAACTAACAATTTCAGCTCTG AAAATTTGATTGGTAAAGGTGGTTATGCTGAAGTTTATAAGGGGTGTTTGCAAGACGGGCAGCTTGTGGCTGTTAAGAGACTGACCCGAGGAACTTCAGAAGAGAGAACGGCAGCCTTCTTATCCGAGATTGGAATCATAGTCCATGTAGACCATCCTAATACTGCTAAACTGATAGGATACGGAGTGGAAGGAGGAATGCACATTGTTCTACAATTGTCTCCACATGGGAGCTTAGCATCTCTACTTCATG GTCCAAAGGAGACACTAGTCTGGAGCATCAGGTATAAGATTGCTTTAGGGACAGCTGAGGGTCTCCAGTATCTTCATGAGAGTTGTCAAAAGAGAATCATCCACAGAGATATCAAGGCTGCTAATATTTTGCTTACAGAAGACTATGAGCCTCAA ATTTGTGATTTTGGGCTTGCAAAGTGGTTACCTGAACAATGGACTCACCATACCGTATCAAAATTTGAAGGCACATTTGG GTATCTTGCCCCCGAGTACTTCATGCATGGCATAGTAGATGAGAAGACAGATGTCTTTTCTTTCGGTGTACTACTTTTAGAGCTCATAACTGGGCGACGAGCTTTGGATAACTCGCAGCAAAGTCTAGTCATGTGG GCAAAGCCTTTGCTTGACAAGAATGATATGAGGGAGCTTGCGGATCCTTCTCTTGATAATGACTATGACCCACAACAGATGAGTCGTGCACTTTCAACGGCTTCTTTGTGCACCCAACATTCTTCACTTCTACGGCCTCGAATGAGTCAG GTAGTACAACTTCTAAGAGGGGATGAAGGCATTCTGGAGAGCACAAAACAATATCATAGACCATCCTTCCAAAGAACCTACTCAGACGAGTTGCAGTATGCAGAAGAATACAACTTAACCAGGTATCTGAATGATCTAAGCCGGCATAAGCAGATTGCTATGGAGTTTTAA